A single window of Granulicella mallensis MP5ACTX8 DNA harbors:
- a CDS encoding MBL fold metallo-hydrolase codes for MNKISFALTNLAAVLCLAVCSAHAQLPEPDGGTIERGVLPTRWLSEGLKCMEIPEWQVHEYNPNFFLLRQSPCTDYEKPVVFLFFGKDKAMLIDTGSRKGNLAPSLQWVVKNWLARNGRTSIPLLVVHTHEHGDHIAGDAALQAMNDPAIPVTFLAPTDLEAAKRFYGITNWPTDIGHIDLGGRMIDVIPIPGHSALSIAFYDRRTAILLSGDTLYPGRLYVQDFAAFQASTERLIEFTKGKPVAHILGNHIEETNTPFLDYPVGTIYQPNEHELALSRGSLLELEDALLSMHGVPQRMALRDFSVWPSGRQFAKPGDKEKYEKHAKEEKEKMWEHSLQ; via the coding sequence GTGAACAAGATATCTTTTGCTTTGACGAATCTGGCGGCAGTGCTTTGCCTTGCCGTATGTTCCGCTCATGCACAATTGCCTGAGCCCGATGGCGGGACGATTGAGCGTGGTGTCCTGCCTACTCGGTGGCTGTCAGAGGGATTGAAGTGCATGGAGATTCCTGAATGGCAGGTGCACGAGTACAACCCAAACTTCTTTCTTCTGCGCCAGTCTCCCTGTACGGATTATGAGAAGCCTGTTGTCTTTCTCTTCTTCGGGAAGGACAAGGCGATGCTGATCGACACGGGGTCGAGGAAAGGCAATCTCGCTCCTTCTCTCCAGTGGGTCGTGAAAAACTGGCTGGCAAGGAATGGCCGGACCAGCATTCCGTTACTTGTGGTCCATACTCATGAACATGGCGACCATATAGCGGGTGATGCGGCACTCCAGGCTATGAACGATCCGGCAATACCCGTGACCTTTCTTGCTCCTACGGATCTGGAGGCGGCGAAGCGCTTCTATGGAATTACGAACTGGCCCACCGACATCGGCCACATCGATCTTGGTGGACGCATGATCGACGTGATTCCAATTCCGGGACACAGTGCGCTGAGCATTGCGTTTTACGATCGACGGACGGCGATTCTTCTGTCGGGCGACACCCTCTATCCGGGACGACTCTATGTGCAGGACTTCGCAGCCTTTCAGGCGAGCACGGAGCGGCTGATCGAATTCACGAAGGGTAAGCCGGTAGCCCATATTCTGGGGAATCATATCGAGGAGACAAATACGCCGTTTCTGGATTACCCGGTAGGCACGATCTATCAGCCGAACGAGCATGAACTGGCGTTATCGCGGGGATCGCTGCTGGAGTTGGAAGATGCGCTGCTATCGATGCATGGCGTTCCGCAACGGATGGCGCTCCGGGACTTCTCGGTATGGCCTTCGGGACGGCAGTTTGCAAAACCCGGGGACAAGGAAAAGTACGAGAAGCATGCGAAGGAAGAGAAGGAAAAGATGTGGGAGCATTCGTTACAGTAG
- a CDS encoding c-type cytochrome domain-containing protein, producing the protein MKSGVGLMGFSIAALVSVSVAFNTTSVQAREDAAKPEFYTTRVKPIFDENCARCHGGPNHRGGLNMDTREALLKGGRDGAVVVPGDPAKSLLLTLIRHEGPANDPKDMPPNKSKLSDADIKTVMDWIKAGAIMPPAVAQ; encoded by the coding sequence ATGAAGTCAGGTGTTGGTCTTATGGGTTTCAGCATTGCAGCTCTGGTATCTGTATCCGTCGCGTTCAACACAACATCCGTTCAGGCTCGCGAGGATGCCGCGAAGCCTGAGTTCTATACAACGCGCGTCAAGCCGATCTTCGATGAGAACTGCGCGCGTTGCCACGGGGGACCAAACCATCGTGGAGGATTGAATATGGATACCCGCGAGGCTCTGCTGAAGGGCGGACGTGATGGCGCGGTGGTGGTACCGGGAGATCCGGCAAAGTCTCTGCTGCTCACGTTGATCCGTCATGAAGGGCCAGCGAACGATCCCAAGGATATGCCCCCGAACAAGTCAAAGCTTTCGGATGCCGATATCAAGACCGTGATGGACTGGATCAAAGCGGGAGCGATCATGCCGCCAGCAGTCGCACAGTAA
- a CDS encoding c-type cytochrome: MKHLPAILLLSTLVLAGCRATPPSPTETKVAYWTKHHITVGGKKDINPIKASAENIEEGKELFTSYCMVCHGLDGQNTGVPFAATISPPVPSLALPQVQAYTDGQLKWIIKNGIYPSGMPPSNGDFSNDEMWQMVLYIRHLPKAGILGSPAVYNGSSK; the protein is encoded by the coding sequence ATGAAGCACCTGCCAGCCATCCTTCTGCTTTCGACGCTAGTCCTTGCGGGCTGCCGCGCTACCCCTCCCTCGCCCACCGAAACCAAGGTCGCTTACTGGACCAAGCACCACATCACCGTCGGGGGCAAAAAGGATATCAATCCGATCAAGGCGAGCGCCGAAAACATCGAAGAAGGAAAGGAACTCTTTACTTCCTACTGCATGGTCTGCCATGGCCTCGATGGCCAGAATACCGGCGTCCCCTTTGCCGCGACCATCTCTCCCCCAGTCCCCTCGCTCGCCCTTCCCCAGGTTCAGGCCTATACCGACGGGCAGCTCAAGTGGATTATCAAGAATGGCATCTATCCTTCCGGCATGCCCCCGTCCAATGGCGACTTCTCTAATGATGAGATGTGGCAGATGGTTCTCTACATCCGTCATCTCCCCAAGGCCGGCATCCTCGGCAGCCCTGCTGTCTATAACGGTTCCTCAAAGTAA
- a CDS encoding DUF1501 domain-containing protein, protein MSCQKPKPINRRDALRKIGGGFAMMSFAGMLGESLAEAETLNAKNPGSVAADTAATNPWMLRDPHFKPKAKHVIFLFMNGGLSHIDSFDNKPMLTKYHGQPMPGGDLGHERKTGTLMKSPFEFSRYGKSGLEVSELFPNVGACADDICVVKSVFTEIPNHEPALIMMNTGANIIGRPSMGSWLTYGLGTTNKNLPGFVVLCPKVPTTVGPPLWSSGFLPAVNQATYVSSDTSSKDFDPYKLIPDIHNSKYDITQQRKELELVKKLDALNEEETYGNVADADPQLEATIGSMETAYRMQTEAPDVFDVRKESAATIKMYGEGSTARGCLTAARLIERGVRMVQVYYSAGDPWDAHQDIQAHRKNAKDSDQPFAALIKDLKARGLLDETIIVCGSEFGRTPVVELGGAGTHAGRDHNPHGFTMWLAGGGVKGGMTYGATDDFGWKVVDKPVHVHDIHATILYLMGIDHTKLTFRSSGRDFRLTDVAGNVIHDIIA, encoded by the coding sequence ATGTCTTGTCAGAAGCCGAAACCTATCAATCGTCGTGATGCACTCCGCAAGATTGGCGGCGGATTCGCCATGATGAGCTTCGCCGGTATGCTCGGCGAGTCTCTCGCGGAGGCGGAAACCCTCAACGCGAAGAATCCCGGCTCGGTCGCCGCGGACACGGCTGCCACCAACCCCTGGATGCTCCGCGATCCGCACTTCAAGCCCAAGGCCAAGCACGTCATCTTCCTGTTCATGAACGGTGGCCTGTCTCACATCGACAGCTTCGACAACAAGCCGATGCTCACCAAGTACCACGGGCAGCCTATGCCCGGTGGCGATCTGGGCCACGAGCGCAAGACCGGCACCCTGATGAAGTCGCCCTTCGAGTTCTCGCGCTACGGCAAGAGCGGCCTCGAAGTCTCGGAGCTCTTCCCCAACGTGGGTGCCTGCGCCGACGACATCTGCGTCGTCAAATCCGTCTTCACGGAGATTCCCAACCACGAGCCCGCGCTCATCATGATGAACACCGGCGCGAACATCATTGGCCGCCCCTCCATGGGCTCCTGGCTGACCTATGGCCTCGGTACGACCAACAAGAACCTTCCCGGCTTCGTGGTTCTCTGCCCCAAGGTTCCCACCACCGTGGGTCCACCGCTCTGGAGTTCCGGCTTCCTTCCTGCCGTCAACCAGGCGACTTATGTGTCGAGCGACACGAGCTCGAAGGACTTCGATCCTTACAAGCTGATTCCCGACATCCATAACTCGAAGTACGACATCACGCAGCAGCGCAAGGAACTGGAACTCGTCAAAAAGCTGGATGCTCTCAACGAAGAAGAGACCTACGGCAACGTAGCGGATGCTGATCCCCAGCTCGAAGCCACGATCGGCTCAATGGAGACGGCCTATCGCATGCAGACCGAAGCCCCTGATGTCTTCGACGTTCGCAAGGAGTCTGCGGCGACCATCAAGATGTACGGCGAAGGCTCAACGGCTCGCGGCTGCCTTACAGCGGCCCGCCTCATCGAGCGCGGCGTTCGCATGGTCCAGGTTTATTACTCCGCTGGCGATCCGTGGGATGCGCACCAGGACATCCAGGCTCACCGCAAAAATGCGAAGGACTCCGATCAGCCCTTCGCGGCACTCATCAAGGATCTAAAGGCTCGCGGTCTTCTCGACGAGACCATCATCGTCTGCGGTTCGGAGTTCGGCCGCACCCCGGTCGTTGAACTCGGCGGCGCGGGCACTCACGCTGGCCGCGATCACAATCCCCACGGCTTCACGATGTGGCTCGCCGGCGGCGGCGTCAAAGGCGGCATGACCTATGGCGCCACCGATGACTTCGGCTGGAAGGTCGTCGACAAACCCGTCCACGTCCATGACATCCACGCTACGATTCTTTACCTGATGGGTATCGATCACACCAAGCTCACCTTCCGCTCCAGCGGCCGCGACTTCCGCCTTACGGACGTTGCTGGAAACGTCATTCACGACATCATCGCCTAA